One Bombilactobacillus folatiphilus genomic window, AAGCACGATAATGCTATCTGCTTGAACTTGTTCACCCACTGAGCTTTCACTCCTCTAAATAAATTGTTTTACTCATTGTACAAAAAAAAGCCGCCGGTGTATAGCACCACCGCGACTTCCTAAATTAAAATCACCCGCAAAATTGCCACAAAAATTCCCAAGACCACACTAATCCGAAAATTTTGCGTAGCTAAGTACACAATCGCCAATAAACAACCGACGGCACCATAAATAAAGAAATTTATGAAATTAAATGTTTCCATATTTAAGATGCCATATAAGATACCACTCACCAAAATTCCTAACAAAGCACTGGTCAAATTATTACGGCGCCAAAAATAATTAAAGAAAAAGCCCGTCGTCACGAATTGTTGTTCAACCGCCACTAACAAAGCGGAAGCTAATAATTCAAACCAAAAAACAACCGTTCCCCGAGCCAAGTAATCTGTTTTGACTTGTAAACTGGGAAAACGTCCCTTTGCTTTTAAACCACTGATGATTAGCAAAAATAAGCCAATCGCAACAACTGTAAAAGCCACTAAACCAAAAAAATTGCCAACTCCCTCTAAGAAAGTTGGATTTTGAGGTGTGAAAATTTGGCTTTCATAGCGATAACGTGCCACCATCGCTACCAAAAACAATACCGCACTAATTAAAAATAAACTGGCATAACTCCAATTAATCTGTTTTACCGAGTAACTCATTTTCAGTAATTGTTGCGAAATCACAACCATAATTATCCAAATGGCATACCAAATCCGGCTTAATGTCGGTGATTTCAATGCGTTCATATCTATCTCCACCTATATCTTTTCCTTAGCGAATTATAACATTAACTAAGAATAGACACCACTAGTTATCAATCTGTGACTTTTCAGTGAATTCATATGACTTCAATATGAAAACTGTTATAATATGAGTATTGATAATTCAAATGAAAGTGTGGTTAAAACATGTTTAATAAAAAATTGACAGTCGCTATCGCTGGGGTCGCCTTATTGGTCACTGGTTGTTCCAATAGCAACTCTGGTAAGGATAGCGCCAAGCCATTTTCGGCACAAACAACGAAGAGTACCCAAGCTTTCAAACAAGAGATTACGGGTAATTCTGACAAAGGCAGCAAAGTTTATTATCAAGTTGCCAGCAACAAACAAAAGAGTGTCACCGTTAAAAACCAGAAATATACGATTAAATTACCAATTGCGACCAAGAATCAAACTGTGAAGGTTAGTCAAAGTAAATCTTTGAAAAAACCAATTACAGTGAATGTGAAAAAGCCAACTGTGATTGCCAGTGGTAAAACTTTTGCCAACAACTTCAATGCTTCAGGTAAAGTTAAGGGCAAAATGGCTAGCCAATTTCCAAAATTATCACAACCACTAAGCATTCTCTTTAGCCCAACAACCACTTACAAATTGTTGACAGACGGTTCTAATATCTATCGGATGCAATTAAGCATTGCCGACGTCAAAAGTAACGAAGTAAAACCGAATGTGGCAGCTTTAGCTAGTGGCTTAAAAGTGAAGAACGCTGATTTAACTAAATTAGTGAACCAAGCTAAGAATAAACCGAATAAAAAGCAAACTAAGTCGTTGAATAAGTTACAAATCACCGCATTAGTCAAAAACAAAAAATTAACCTTAGATATTGTTAAATAATTAAGTTTTGAGAAGTCTTGATGATAAAATTCATCAAGGCTTTTTTATATTTCATGACCCAATCGCGCCAAATAATCCCGAAACACTTCATTTGGATCAACTTGGCCTTGTTGGCGCTGATGATACCAAGTGATTTTGTCATTTAAAAGCTGCAAATGATGTTGAATTTCATCAGCCTGTTGCGTCAAACGTTCATGTGCCTGATTCAGTAAAGCAATTCGTTGCGTAATGGTTTGATCACCTTGTTGATCCCAATACACATACTGCTTTAATTCATCAATACTCAAACCAGCCTCCTTCAAACACAATAAAAATTTAATCCAATCAGCATCCGTTTGCGTGTAATATCGTCGATTATTAGCTGTGCGTAATGGTTTGATTAAGCCCTCGTCTTCGTAATAACGTAATGTTGATGGTTTGACGTGAAAAATCTGACTAAATTCACTAATTCCATATTGTTTATCTGCTAAAATCATAATCTTTTATTCCCCCAAGCGTTGACTTAAAGTCAACTCGAACTATTATACTAACATTAATTCTGATTATTGTAGCAAAGGAGTGTCTTAAATGAACATTTTAGAATCCACTTATCAATTAAATAATAGTGTGCAAATTCCTCGATTGGGCTTTGGTACTTGGCTAGTTGACAACCAAAACGTCGCCGACGCTGTGCAAAGTGCTATGGAAGCTGGTTATCGGCTCATCGACACCGCGCAAGCTTATGGCAATGAAGCGGGCATTGGGCAAGCACTGAAGCAAACTCAACTCAATCGTTCTGAATTATTTATTGCCACTAAATTAGCCGCCGAAATTAAATCTTACGACCAAGCTCAAACGGCCATTGATAAATCCCTGACCAGACTGGGGCTAGATTATGTTGATTTGATGATTATTCATAGTCCCCAACCTTGGGCCGATTTTCGTAATGGTGAACATTATTTTGAAGGTAATTTAGAAGCTTGGCGGGCATTAGAAAATGCTTACCAAGCTGGTAAAATCAAAGCCATTGGTGTTTCTAATTTTGAACGAGTTGATCTCCAAAATATTTTGGATAATGGTCATGTCAAACCTGCTGTTAATCAAGTTCTAGCCCATGTCAGCAATACTCCATTTGAGCTAATTGATTTTTGTCAACAAAACGATATTTTAGTCGAAGCTTATTCACCCATTGCCCACGGCGTGGTCTTAGCTAATCCGACCGTCCAAGCTTTGGCCCACAAATACCAAGTAGAGCCAGCGCAATTGTGCTTACGCTATTGCCTGCAATTAGGCTTATTACCGCTACCCAAATCCGAAAATCCCCAACATATCCAAGCCAACACACAACTGGATTTTGTCATTAATGACTCTGATCTGGAACAATTAAAACAAATGGCGCCGATCAAAGATTATGGCGCTGCCAACCAATTTCCGGTTTATGACAAGGGAATTTAAAGACGGTGTCAAAAAGAACGTTTGATGTGAATCTAATCATTAAACGTTCTTTTTATAGACTATTATTTTTTCTCATCAATCAAAACGGTGCCTGTTGGCGGGTTCTGTGATAAAGCGCCGACAATCGGATGGGGTAGATACAATTCTTCTAAATAAGCTTGATCTGCTGGCGTAAGCGACAACTCTAATGCCGAAACGGCTTCATCTAAATGTGACAACTTGGTCGAACCGACAATCGGTGCCGTGACCCCCTTGCTCCACAACCACGCCAAGGCAATTTGGGACATTGTCGTATGATATTGTTGAGCTAATTCACTAACTCGTTGCACGATGCGATAATCTTGATTTTTCGTCTTATCATATTTACCCATGGCCACCCGGTCCGTTTGACTGCGTAAAGTATCTGTTTGCCACCCCAAATGACTTAAATGACCGGCTGCCAACGGACTATACGGCATCAACGACACCTGCATTTGTTGACAAATCGGAATTAACTCCCGCTCATCTTCGCGATAAAGTAGATTATAATGATTTTCCATTGTCTGAAATTGCGCCCAACCGTGGTCTTTAGCAACCTGTTGCATCTGCATAAATTGATAACCATACATTGCTGAAGCCCCGATAGCGCGGACTTTTCCCACTTTCACCAAATCGTTTAACGCGGACATGGTTTCTTCAATTGGCGTCTCATAATCAAAGCGATGAATGATGTATAAATCTAAATAGTCCGTGCCTAACCGTTTAAGCGTTCCCTCAATTTCGCGATTAATTGCCGCCTTCGACAATCGTCCCGGATTAAAATAAACTTTAGAAGCAATCACAACTTGTTCCCGCGCGACATTCTCTGTGAGCGCCTGTCCCAAATATTTTTCACCAGTACCTGCCGAATAAGTGTTAGCGGTATCAAAAAAATTAATCCCTAACGCTAGCGCATGCTTAACCACTTGCCTACTTTGTTGAGCATCTAGCGTCCAGTCATGCATCGTCTTGGGCTTGCCTAAACTCATTCCACCAAAACAAATTTTAGAAACCTTTATATTCGTTTGACCCAACGTTGTATATTGCAATACTATCCCTCCCTAGTTGCCTTTATTGTAGCTCTTCAAGTTAACTTGAACACAAGGAAAATCCTGAATTCCATCATTCTAAAAAAATAGACCGCTACGAATTTCGTAACAGTCTATTTATTAATTAAGCCATCTATCGGATTTGAACCGATGACCTCCACCTTACCACGGTGGCGCTCTACCTGCTGAGCTAAGATGGCAATTGAGCACCTATATATATTAGCAAAATAATTCTTGTTTGCCAAGCCCAATTTATTATCTCTTAAAATGCTTCGATAATTTCCAAAATACCCGCCATAAAGAAATAAACAGCGGCAAAAACCACAATCAATACAGTGGCCATCATAGGTTCAAATAACAAAATAATGCCCGCAATAATACTCAAAACAGCCAAGATAATCACCAACCAATGATAACTTTTGCCAGCCAGATGATACAATGGCGCAATGCTCAACTCAGCAATCCCGTCAATAATGAACCAAAATGCAAAAATGTAGATTAATGTTGGCACTGCCACACGCAGATTGAATAAGAAGACAAAACCCAAAATAAGATCCACAATCGCCGAAAAAATCAGCCAGCCGGTTCGCTTGTTTAACCGTTTATGAAGCTGATAACTCAACCATAGTTGATAAATTCCGCGCAACAATGCAAAAATACCGATAATCACCACAATCGACAACAAACCCGTTAATGGGTGGCTCATAATCAAATATCCGACATACAGAGAAAAAATCCCAATTATTAAACTTAAAAAATCAAAGCGACCTGTTCGCATTCCACCAAACTCCTCATTTATACTTACAAAATTAAATTGCACGTTATTCTGAAACACTTTATACTAAAATGGTATCTTAAATCGGAAGGGGTCGCAAGCATTTGTCACCGAGCCAAGAAAACTATCTTAAAAACATCTTTGAATTACAACAAAGTGCCCAAAAAGTAACCAATAAAAAATTGGCCAACATGATGCAGGTTAGCGCTCCTTCGGTGACCGAAATGTTGTTAACTCTGAGCCAGAATGGTTATATTGAGCATACACCGTATAATTCCATTGAACTAACGGATACTGGGCAACAACTGGCTGAAAAATTGGTTCAGAAGCATCGACTTTGGGAGGTTTTTTTAGCAAACAAATTACATTATGCTATCACTGATGTCCACCCCGAAGCCGACGCTTTAGAACATTCGACTGATGAACGATTGGTTCAAGCTTTAAATCATTATCTGGATTATCCGCAAAAATGCCCGCATGGCGGCATCATTCCCGGCAATGGTCAAGGTGAAAGCGATGATGACGATTTGATTTTGGCCGAAACTATTCCACCAATGCAGGTCAAAATTGTCCGCATCTTAGATAACCATGAATTTTTAGCCTATTTTAGCGGCTTAGGTTTAGAATTGAACCAAATTGTCACTGTCAAAAAACGTTCTAGCTTTGATAACTCGGTTTTGGTAGAAACCAAAGAGCACAAACATATCTCGCTGAGCCATGAGGCCGCCACTTATATTTTTGTAGAACAATGTTAAAAGACCTCGCCAGATTGTGGCAAGGTCTTTTTTACTTCTGATAACGAGCTTTCATTTGTAAATTCAAAATATCTTGATAAAACGCCGCGTAACAAGCAGCTTTATACGGCGCCACATACAGATTCGTTAATCCTAAAGTCAATAAATTCAATAAATCCCAACCTAAAAAACTCAGATCCAGCATGAACAAACGGAATTTATGACCATGCATCATTTTCCAACTATACCACAAAGTCTTAAAAGTTTGCTTCCACGTAACTTTTTGACTTTGCGTCAAATCCATCAAAATCAAATAGGTTAACCGCAATCCGTAACTAAAGTACAGACCGAATAACCAAAATAATTGCAATCCCAATTCAAACACCAAGTAATAACTCAGCCATAAGACAATGACGCGCAAAAAATACGGTCGTGAAAAAACTTGTAAACTAGCGCTAATCTGAGCTTGCTGCGGTTTGACGCGTCCTCGCAATTCGTCTAACAAACAAAAACTCACGCCAATGCTGACCAAAGCATACGCCAATTGTCCTTCCAAACTATACCAAAAAATTTGTGGACTATTAGCCAACGATTTTTGAATCCAAGTATACAGTTGTTCATAATTCAGATTAGCCGGCATTTGATTCAACAAGTTCGTCGCCATTTGCATAATAAAATAAAGTAAAAACATCAAGACTAAGGTGGGAATCAAACCCATCACCCACCAATTTCTGGGATTTCGTCCTAAGGTCTGGCGAGCTTGCTTTTTTAATTCATAAATTGTTTTTGGAAATTGCAATCTCTTTTCTACCCGATCTTTCTTTGACTAATGTTGTACACGCACTAAAGTATACTTCTTCTTACCTTTGCGAATAATCACAAACCGACCATCAAACGCCTGTGTAGGATCTAATTGGTAGGCCACATCTTGTTGACGTTGACCATTAACATAAATTGCCCCATTTTGAATATCTTCACGTGCTTGTCGTCTTGACGGCTCAATTTCGGTTTGATCCACTAAAAATCCAACTAAATCACACGAACCACCTGCATAATCCACAGAAGGTACCGAACTGAAGCCTTGTTCAATTTCTTCAGTGGTCAAACTTAACACATCGCCCGAAAATAATGCCGCCGAGATTCGTTCCGCTTCATCCACAGCCGCTTGCCCGTGTACAAACTTGGTGACTTCTTGAGCTAAAACTTTTTGTGCGGTCCGTTGTTCCGGTTCAGTTGCCACTTGCTGGGCTAATTGCTCAATTTGTTCTTGATCCAAGAAAGTGAAGTACTTCAAGTATTTAACCACATCACGATCATCGGTGTTGAACCAGAATTGATAAAATTCGTACGGACTAGTCTTCTTGGGATCTAGCCAAATCGCGCCACCTTCAGTTTTACCAAACTTCGTGCCATCGGCTTTTAACAACAATGGCACGGTTAAACCGAATGCTTTCGTCTCATTACCTTCAATCCGGTGAATCAAATCAATGCCCGCCGTAATATTGCCCCACTGGTCGCCACCACCAATTTGGAGTTGAACATCATGTTCACGATATAAGGTCAAAAAATCGACTGCCTGTAAAATCTGATAAGTAAATTCCGTGTAAGAAATCCCCACTTGTAGTCTAGAAGCGACAATCTCTTTGTTCAGCATTGTATTCACGTTGAAAACTTTACCGTAATCACGCAAAAAACTTAACAAATCAATTTTGGATAACCAATCATAGTTATTCACAATCTCAAAGTTTTCTGTGCCAAACAAATTAACCATCTGTGCCGTTAACGCAGTTTGATTCTTTTCCACTTGATCCATCGTTTGAAGCACCCGCTCCGCCTTTTTCCCAGACGGATCGCCAATTGCACCTGTGGCTCCTCCAATCACAATCACCGGTTTATGGCCCAACAGTTGAAACCGTTTCAGAATCATAAACGTGACTAAATGACCAACATGCAGAGAATCACCCGTTGGATCAACACCACAATATAGAGCAATCTGATGATCCTGAACATATTCTTTGAGTCCTTGTTCATCGGTCTGTTGATTAATAGCGCCACGCCAGGCTAATTCATCAATAATATTCCGTTTCATAAGCTCGCTCCTCCAAAAAAGTTATTTTTTCTTCCTATTATACAGATTTTTCTCAATTGTGAAACGGGGACGTTGCTTTACTTCACTAAAAATTTTGCCTACATATTCACCAATCACACTAATGCAAATTAATTGTACGCCACCTAAGGCCCAAATCGAAATCATCAATGACGACCAGCCAGTCACTACTTCGCCACGAATTTTTTGGACGATTGTATATAATAATAATAAAAAGGCCACCAACACAATCGAAAAGCCCAAGCCCATAATTAACTTAATCGGTGCAATCGAAAATGAGGTAATGCCATCCATAGCTAGGCGTAACATCTTGCGCAATGGATATTTGGATTCACCGGCGGCTCGCTCTTGGCGCTGAAAATAGACTTTGGCGCTGGAAAAGCCCACTAACGGTACTAATCCTCGCAAAAACAAGTTACGTTCGGGATAAGATAATAACACCTGCACAGCTTGTTGGCTCATTAATCGAAAATCGGCTGCATCAGGAATCATTTTGACCCCCAGCCAATTCATCAATTTATAAAACAGTTCAGCTGTCCCCCGTTTAAAGCGACTGTCTGTCGCCCGATTATTGCGGACCGCATAGACAATTTGCGCACCTTCCGCAAATTTTTGAACCATTTCCAGAATCACTTGCGGATCATCTTGCAAATCTGCATCAATAGAAACCACCAATTGCGCATCTTGTGTCGCACTCAAACCGGCCAACAACGCACCTTGATGCCCAAAATTGCGACTCAATTTAATCCCTGAAACATTGGGATCTTGAGCACTAGCCTGCTCAATCAATGACCAAGTTTGATCAACACTGCCATCGTCAACGAACACCAATTGACTATCCGAACTAACCTGACATTGATCGATCAATGTCAACAAAACCTGTTTGAGCACCGGCAAAGATTGAGGCAAAACTTCTTGTTCATTGTAACAAGGCACCACAATACTTAGTTTGTTAGCCATCAACTTTTTGCTCCTTTATCGTCAATCCCTTTAGCAAGCCCGTAGCCGCAATCATTGCCAAAATTGGAATAAATTCGATACGATAGCGACCTTGCACCTCAATCAACAATTGCGCGCACGCATATGCAAACAAGGGCAAAACCAATAATCCAAAATTCCTCGACCAGTGTCGTCGCAATAAGACAATTGCCCCACAAAAGACGGCACCAATTTCAATCACCGTAACTCCATAAGCTAGACTCGTTAGGCGATCAACTTGTTTAGGCGAATGATTGCGTTCAAACAATGAAAATGAAATCGTATTGGAGGGATTCGACCACAAAACAAAGAATTTTTTGACAAATAATTTGAGCCACAAATGATTTTGATTCAAATCTTGAATATGCTCTTGGGTCACCCGCTGTTCTTTTTTGAGCATCGTTTGCCGACGATCATGCAAATTAAATTTTTGACGTACCGCGTTATCATAAGCTCCCGCGCTAGGGTAATTCAGACCCATCACAAATTTCCATTCACTGTCGCGATTACTCAAACCGTATTCATTGAGACCTGACAACTTGACCGCGCTCGACAAACTCACTAAAACCAACCAGTAGACCACAATTAACCCCGCCAAATGTCCTAAAGCTTTGCGCCAGTCAGGCTGTTGCCAACAACGAAAGACGAGCCAAAAAACGACAATGCCTGCTAAAAAGACAACACCCAACGGACGCAACACGTTGCCCAAAGCCAACGTAATGCCCGCTGCTAGCCAGCTAAACGGTCGTTCGTCAATAATCAAAATGAATGTCAATAAAAATAAAATCAATGCTAAATATTGACTGGTCACCCGGTTATTTAACGCCGACCATTCCAAATTAATGCCCACTAAAAATAAACTGAGACGACTCAGCTGAACTTTGTGAAAAACTTTTTGTGCTAAGACATATGTTAATCCCAGTACCACCAACTGTTGCCCAACTGTCAACAATTGAAACAGCCGCAGATTGGCTCCAAATAATTTCAAAAAACCAATTACATAGACTAAAAAGCCCGTCTGATAAGCCCATTTTGAAAAATAACTGTTATCCGTATGATAAATCGGCTGTCCGGCTACCGCCTGTTGCCCGATTTTCCAAAATTTCTTATAATCGCTCAATTGTTTGGTGGGCGTTTGATACAACCATAAGCAAAATAATATGGCAAAGATTCCTAATAAGCCAAGCACAATCCAGCGATTCATGCGCGGATTATCAGGAAATT contains:
- a CDS encoding aldo/keto reductase; translation: MQYTTLGQTNIKVSKICFGGMSLGKPKTMHDWTLDAQQSRQVVKHALALGINFFDTANTYSAGTGEKYLGQALTENVAREQVVIASKVYFNPGRLSKAAINREIEGTLKRLGTDYLDLYIIHRFDYETPIEETMSALNDLVKVGKVRAIGASAMYGYQFMQMQQVAKDHGWAQFQTMENHYNLLYREDERELIPICQQMQVSLMPYSPLAAGHLSHLGWQTDTLRSQTDRVAMGKYDKTKNQDYRIVQRVSELAQQYHTTMSQIALAWLWSKGVTAPIVGSTKLSHLDEAVSALELSLTPADQAYLEELYLPHPIVGALSQNPPTGTVLIDEKK
- the tyrS gene encoding tyrosine--tRNA ligase, giving the protein MKRNIIDELAWRGAINQQTDEQGLKEYVQDHQIALYCGVDPTGDSLHVGHLVTFMILKRFQLLGHKPVIVIGGATGAIGDPSGKKAERVLQTMDQVEKNQTALTAQMVNLFGTENFEIVNNYDWLSKIDLLSFLRDYGKVFNVNTMLNKEIVASRLQVGISYTEFTYQILQAVDFLTLYREHDVQLQIGGGDQWGNITAGIDLIHRIEGNETKAFGLTVPLLLKADGTKFGKTEGGAIWLDPKKTSPYEFYQFWFNTDDRDVVKYLKYFTFLDQEQIEQLAQQVATEPEQRTAQKVLAQEVTKFVHGQAAVDEAERISAALFSGDVLSLTTEEIEQGFSSVPSVDYAGGSCDLVGFLVDQTEIEPSRRQAREDIQNGAIYVNGQRQQDVAYQLDPTQAFDGRFVIIRKGKKKYTLVRVQH
- a CDS encoding CPBP family glutamic-type intramembrane protease — encoded protein: MNALKSPTLSRIWYAIWIIMVVISQQLLKMSYSVKQINWSYASLFLISAVLFLVAMVARYRYESQIFTPQNPTFLEGVGNFFGLVAFTVVAIGLFLLIISGLKAKGRFPSLQVKTDYLARGTVVFWFELLASALLVAVEQQFVTTGFFFNYFWRRNNLTSALLGILVSGILYGILNMETFNFINFFIYGAVGCLLAIVYLATQNFRISVVLGIFVAILRVILI
- a CDS encoding MerR family transcriptional regulator, with product MILADKQYGISEFSQIFHVKPSTLRYYEDEGLIKPLRTANNRRYYTQTDADWIKFLLCLKEAGLSIDELKQYVYWDQQGDQTITQRIALLNQAHERLTQQADEIQHHLQLLNDKITWYHQRQQGQVDPNEVFRDYLARLGHEI
- a CDS encoding HdeD family acid-resistance protein; translated protein: MRTGRFDFLSLIIGIFSLYVGYLIMSHPLTGLLSIVVIIGIFALLRGIYQLWLSYQLHKRLNKRTGWLIFSAIVDLILGFVFLFNLRVAVPTLIYIFAFWFIIDGIAELSIAPLYHLAGKSYHWLVIILAVLSIIAGIILLFEPMMATVLIVVFAAVYFFMAGILEIIEAF
- a CDS encoding DUF975 family protein; the protein is MQFPKTIYELKKQARQTLGRNPRNWWVMGLIPTLVLMFLLYFIMQMATNLLNQMPANLNYEQLYTWIQKSLANSPQIFWYSLEGQLAYALVSIGVSFCLLDELRGRVKPQQAQISASLQVFSRPYFLRVIVLWLSYYLVFELGLQLFWLFGLYFSYGLRLTYLILMDLTQSQKVTWKQTFKTLWYSWKMMHGHKFRLFMLDLSFLGWDLLNLLTLGLTNLYVAPYKAACYAAFYQDILNLQMKARYQK
- a CDS encoding metal-dependent transcriptional regulator — its product is MSPSQENYLKNIFELQQSAQKVTNKKLANMMQVSAPSVTEMLLTLSQNGYIEHTPYNSIELTDTGQQLAEKLVQKHRLWEVFLANKLHYAITDVHPEADALEHSTDERLVQALNHYLDYPQKCPHGGIIPGNGQGESDDDDLILAETIPPMQVKIVRILDNHEFLAYFSGLGLELNQIVTVKKRSSFDNSVLVETKEHKHISLSHEAATYIFVEQC
- a CDS encoding aldo/keto reductase, with the protein product MLESTYQLNNSVQIPRLGFGTWLVDNQNVADAVQSAMEAGYRLIDTAQAYGNEAGIGQALKQTQLNRSELFIATKLAAEIKSYDQAQTAIDKSLTRLGLDYVDLMIIHSPQPWADFRNGEHYFEGNLEAWRALENAYQAGKIKAIGVSNFERVDLQNILDNGHVKPAVNQVLAHVSNTPFELIDFCQQNDILVEAYSPIAHGVVLANPTVQALAHKYQVEPAQLCLRYCLQLGLLPLPKSENPQHIQANTQLDFVINDSDLEQLKQMAPIKDYGAANQFPVYDKGI
- a CDS encoding glycosyltransferase family 2 protein produces the protein MANKLSIVVPCYNEQEVLPQSLPVLKQVLLTLIDQCQVSSDSQLVFVDDGSVDQTWSLIEQASAQDPNVSGIKLSRNFGHQGALLAGLSATQDAQLVVSIDADLQDDPQVILEMVQKFAEGAQIVYAVRNNRATDSRFKRGTAELFYKLMNWLGVKMIPDAADFRLMSQQAVQVLLSYPERNLFLRGLVPLVGFSSAKVYFQRQERAAGESKYPLRKMLRLAMDGITSFSIAPIKLIMGLGFSIVLVAFLLLLYTIVQKIRGEVVTGWSSLMISIWALGGVQLICISVIGEYVGKIFSEVKQRPRFTIEKNLYNRKKK